A genomic region of Ignavibacteria bacterium contains the following coding sequences:
- a CDS encoding HAD family hydrolase, producing the protein METKKYKGIIFDIDGTLTSTNELIFATFNHIAQKYEGRTYSDEEIISMFGPTEDVILREKFNGDKFKEVYDEYYRFYRENHPRMADLYPGIVDILEELKKRKILISIFTGKGRKTTEITLEILGIKDFFDLIVTGDDVINHKPSPEGIFKFLETYNLNKNEVLMVGDSLADIIAAKEAGIDIASVVWDSYAREEVIKLNPLYFETVNDFKNWLIERI; encoded by the coding sequence ATGGAAACGAAAAAATACAAAGGAATAATTTTTGACATAGACGGAACACTCACATCAACGAATGAATTGATTTTCGCTACCTTTAATCATATCGCTCAAAAATATGAAGGTAGAACTTACTCTGATGAAGAAATTATATCAATGTTTGGTCCTACTGAAGATGTTATATTAAGGGAAAAGTTTAATGGTGATAAGTTCAAAGAAGTTTATGATGAATATTATAGATTTTATAGGGAAAATCATCCAAGAATGGCTGATCTTTATCCTGGTATTGTTGATATCCTTGAAGAACTTAAGAAAAGAAAAATTCTCATTTCAATTTTTACTGGTAAAGGAAGAAAGACAACAGAGATTACATTAGAAATTTTAGGAATTAAAGATTTCTTTGATTTGATTGTTACAGGAGATGATGTGATTAATCATAAACCTTCTCCAGAAGGAATTTTTAAGTTTTTAGAAACTTATAATCTAAATAAGAATGAAGTTTTAATGGTTGGTGACTCTCTAGCTGATATAATTGCAGCAAAAGAAGCTGGAATTGATATCGCATCAGTCGTTTGGGACTCATATGCAAGAGAAGAAGTTATAAAACTTAATCCACTCTACTTTGAAACAGTGAATGACTTCAAGAATTGGTTGATTGAAAGAATATAA